The proteins below are encoded in one region of Dromaius novaehollandiae isolate bDroNov1 chromosome 9, bDroNov1.hap1, whole genome shotgun sequence:
- the ING5 gene encoding inhibitor of growth protein 5 isoform X2 gives MLTRSPSEDGIENLPCELQRNFQLMRELDQRTEDKKAEIDSLAAEYIESVKNMLPEERVEHLKKIQSAYSKCKEYSDDKVQLAMQTYEMVDKHIRRLDADLARFEADLKDKLEVSDFENSGARGLKKGRSQKDKRGSRGRGRRISEEDTPKKKKLKAGSEFADTILSVHPSDVLDMPVDPNEPTYCLCHQVSYGEMIGCDNPDCPIEWFHFACVDLTTKPKGKWFCPRCVQERKKKK, from the exons ATGCTTACAAGGTCTCCATCTGAAGATG GCATTGAAAACCTTCCTTGTGAACTGCAAAGGAACTTCCAGCTGATGCGTGAATTGGATCAGAGAACAGAAG ATAAGAAGGCAGAAATTGACAGTCTTGCAGCAGAATACATCGAATCGGTGAAGAACATGTTGCCTGAGGAGCGAGTAGAACACCTGAAGAAAATTCAGAGTGCTTACAGCAAGTGTAAAGAGTACAGCGATGATAAAGTACAACTGGCCATGCAGACCTATGAGATG GTAGATAAGCATATCCGCCGGCTGGATGCAGACTTGGCACGGTTTGAAGCAGATCTGAAAGATAAACTGGAAGTCAGTGATTTTGAAAACTCAGGAGCACGAGGCCTGAAAA AAGGACGAAGTCAGAAAGACAAAAGAGGCTCTCGGGGTCGAGGCAGACGAATATCTGAAGAGGAtacaccaaagaaaaagaaactcaaagcAGG ATCTGAGTTTGCTGATACCATCCTGTCGGTGCATCCCTCAGATGTCTTAGACATGCCAGTGGATCCCAATGAACCTACCTACTGCTTGTGTCACCAGGTGTCATATGGAGAAATGATTGGCTGTGACAACCCAGAT TGCCCAATTGAATGGTTCCACTTTGCTTGTGTGGACCTCACCACCAAACCAAAAGGGAAATG GTTTTGTCCACGTTGTGttcaggagagaaagaaaaagaagtaa
- the ING5 gene encoding inhibitor of growth protein 5 isoform X1 yields the protein MATAMYLEHYLDSIENLPCELQRNFQLMRELDQRTEDKKAEIDSLAAEYIESVKNMLPEERVEHLKKIQSAYSKCKEYSDDKVQLAMQTYEMVDKHIRRLDADLARFEADLKDKLEVSDFENSGARGLKKGRSQKDKRGSRGRGRRISEEDTPKKKKLKAGSEFADTILSVHPSDVLDMPVDPNEPTYCLCHQVSYGEMIGCDNPDCPIEWFHFACVDLTTKPKGKWFCPRCVQERKKKK from the exons ATGGCGACCGCCATGTACCTGGAGCACTACCTAGACA GCATTGAAAACCTTCCTTGTGAACTGCAAAGGAACTTCCAGCTGATGCGTGAATTGGATCAGAGAACAGAAG ATAAGAAGGCAGAAATTGACAGTCTTGCAGCAGAATACATCGAATCGGTGAAGAACATGTTGCCTGAGGAGCGAGTAGAACACCTGAAGAAAATTCAGAGTGCTTACAGCAAGTGTAAAGAGTACAGCGATGATAAAGTACAACTGGCCATGCAGACCTATGAGATG GTAGATAAGCATATCCGCCGGCTGGATGCAGACTTGGCACGGTTTGAAGCAGATCTGAAAGATAAACTGGAAGTCAGTGATTTTGAAAACTCAGGAGCACGAGGCCTGAAAA AAGGACGAAGTCAGAAAGACAAAAGAGGCTCTCGGGGTCGAGGCAGACGAATATCTGAAGAGGAtacaccaaagaaaaagaaactcaaagcAGG ATCTGAGTTTGCTGATACCATCCTGTCGGTGCATCCCTCAGATGTCTTAGACATGCCAGTGGATCCCAATGAACCTACCTACTGCTTGTGTCACCAGGTGTCATATGGAGAAATGATTGGCTGTGACAACCCAGAT TGCCCAATTGAATGGTTCCACTTTGCTTGTGTGGACCTCACCACCAAACCAAAAGGGAAATG GTTTTGTCCACGTTGTGttcaggagagaaagaaaaagaagtaa